The nucleotide sequence TTGCTGCAAGAATGAGAGACAGTCAAAGGCACGAAACTGATGgtagaggttaaaaaataatgtcTGTGTTCTCACATATATGACTGAGAGCTGGTGGGCGATGTATTTATGACTTCCAAGATGTCGGATATCTTCTTCTAGCTGTTGACTCAGCACCAGGAGCTGGTTCAGTCTGGCTATGTGGAAGAAGTATTCTGCAAAAGAAGCATCAGTTTATCAGTCTTTCTTTACTTGAAGAAACTTTGCAATTACAAAGTGAAGGATATACTtaattaaaagtgaaagtttgaaataaaagtaCAATCAGAAGGATTCATGATAaaactgtacatgcaaaatCAGTTGTTACACTTAGCAAAATacaccaaaatcaacaaagtGAAAGCAGTGATTCTGCAGAATAATTCCCCCTGTGAGGCTTTAATTATGTATCATTTAACTATTATTTGCAAGTTACATTAGTTATGATCACAATACATGCTACAAGCAATATTTGTATTGGACGTCCATACTCAGATTCGTAAATCACAGGATGGCTCAGTAGATTTTATTCTTCTATGGACACAGTTTTAACCTTCCTAACAGGATCTCTTACCATCCATTGGCGGCCTCTCCAGCATCTCCACCGGGCTGCCTTGAATGAGAAACACCTCCACCCGAGGAAACATTACTGAGAGACCCGTCAGGTCCAGGTAGTCCTGTTGAAACAAAGATATACAGTTAattcccttctttctttaaataaatacatccggttcttgttttatttggacAGCATTGTTGGCTGTGATACCTCTAGCTGTGGCATAGGCTTTGGTAGGTGTTCAAGGCACTGCAGCATCTGGTCAAGAATATCTGATCCTTGAATAAATGTCACAAGTAAAAATCAAATATGTGAGAGGTGAACACGTCAAATGAAACACTTAGATGCTTTCTAACACTGACCTTGAGTCTGGAAAGTGTCTGACTCCTCTGGGCTGCAGCCTTGTCCTAACTGCTCCTGGAACTGGAACACATAAACCAGAAAAAGTCAGAGAATAGAGGAGCAGCATGCAAACAAAGTATATTAAATACTTACATTCAGAAAGTCAGACAGCGCGCAGGCGTGAAACCAGTTTAAAGGCATTGGCTTATCTAATTTAGGGCTGGAACTATAAATCTGAGGAATATTTCTCAGAACTTTTTATCATTTAGAATCTCAAGACATTGTTATTTGTCCATCCCAATTTCCAACACTATTATCTGCCTTAGGTTTAGTTGTAACTTACGGTGGTcctgaaggccaatagtaataaatattttagaagcgcaaaatatatttcacaaaacacaaaaaaaatcacaaaacacacatatatttcacaaaacacaaatacatttcacaaaacacatacacatttcacaaaacacaaatacatttcacaaaacaaaaatacatttcacaaaacacaaatacatttcagagatcacaaaatGAAGGAAATGGAAATGACTGATGCTGGACAGATTTGGGTCTGTACCATGGCGCTACCTTTTCTGGATTCAGCAAATATATTTTGTgatctttgaaatgtttttgtgttttgtgaaatgtattttgtgttccatgaaatgtatttttgttctgtgaaatttatttttgttctgtgaaatgtatttgtgtttggtgaaatgtatttgtttggtgaaatgtatttttgttctgtgaaatttatttttgttctttaaaatgcattgttgttctgtgaaatgtatttggtgacatttttctgtgtttttttaaatatgttttctgtTCTCTGAAATgaatttttgttctgtgaaatttatttttgttctataaaatttatttttgttctatgaaatttatttttgttctatgaaatttatttatgttctatgaaatttatttttgttctgtgaaatgtatttgtgtttggtgaaatgtttattttgttctgtgaaatatattttttgttttgtgaaatgtatttgtgtttggtgaaatgtttattttgttctgtgaaatttatttttgttctgtgaaatgtatttgtgtttggtgaaatgtttattttgttctgtgaaatgtattttttgttttgtgaaatgtattttttgttttgtgaaatgtatttgtgtttggtgaaatgtatttgtgtttggtgaaatgtatttgtgtttggtgaaatgtttattttgttctgtgaaatgtattttttgttttggtgaaatgtattttttgttttgtgaaatgtatttgtgtttggtgaaatgtatttgtgtttggtgaaatgtatttgtgtttagtgaaatgtttattttgttctgtgaaatgtatttgtgtttggtgaaatgtatttgtgtttagtgaaatgtattttgcgcTTTTGAAATATGTATTGCTATTGGCCTTCAGAGCCACCACAGTAACCTAACACTTTGACTGATAAAAACTGGAGATAAATGAGAGCTTAGTCAGCATGCTGTGTTCAGCTGTGTCTACCTGCTGCATCTGTGCCCTGATGAGGAGATCCAGCTgcccacacagacacaacatCTCCAGGCCCACCTGCTCTGGACTCAGCTGGACCGGCATCAGAGGTCTCTTCACCTGTAGCTCCACTGACCACACAGCAACCAAATCAGTCTCACATCTccaccctctctttttttccctccattttacccccttcataaacacagacacacaacacagacacaccactGCAGGCTATGAAACAACATGCATTATGTCATCTAATGCAGCATCTATGAATCACACAGGTTCAAGGGAGGAGGGGATACTAATAAGGAAAGAAGGGGAGGGGTCAGGGACAGTTCCTGCAGGGTGCACTCCTCCCAAGATGCAATTTCATTCAAACAGAGGAAATTCATCAACAAAGATTTATCACAGACTGGGAAATAGGAGTGGGAAACTTACCTTTAAAGGCTGCATGATAAACGCAAGGCAGGCAGAGCGGCTCTGTTATGCTCACTGCCATCTCTCTGACTGATCATCAAACTATTCTCCTAAATATATACAGCTGATCAAAGCCATATAAGGCGCGTGAATGCTAAAGGAGATATCCttatacagattttttttatcatccatTTGAATTTCAAGGCATTTTATACGGTCTATCTACCGCAAGTGGTGCGTTCGAGTACCAGTCGCTCCTGCAGGCTGAATAAACACCGAGAATCATCCGTTATTCGTCGATTTCAAGCAGGTGACGATGCTCACGCACAGCAGCGAGGTGGTGGAGAATATATATCCCATTACCCCGGGAGATCCATGAAGGCTCGCTGTGTGGAAAAGACTGAagtatgaaataaaacaatgccCACGCCCTTTGCAACAACAGCCGTGCAACCACAGTCTGTGATTTGCAGTATTGAACGCCCCCCTCTTCTTCCACATTCACAAACTGAGCGCGAATGATGTCATGCTTTGGGATGGAGATCTCAGCATCATCACCTGGGGAGGATGCAGCCTCAAAGAAAAGATGCTGTCCACTAATAAACACAGTCCAAGTGATGTTAGGTAACACCATATATTCAATCAAGTACTGtacatggtgttttttttacccttatTATCAGTACATCCAGGAGATATTGGTCTTTTTAACTAAGAGGATGCTTTGTActtttaaataaagacagattTATATCACAATTAAGTAATGATCTGATTTAGTTTGAAATCAATCCCTCTTTCTACATATATTGTAGGAACttatagagatattgagacttttaaacgtaaactaaaaacatatttatttacaatttcattacttactttttacagttatactgatttaaatgttgctttattattttactaattttaactgtttaccttatttttatttttattatttattcatttattttaattaatctactcagtttttttttacatttttagccttaatttgattttcaactcttatccttacccctttttaaatctatttattttaaagctgctgtgaggaactttggatttatatcaattttggcgccccattgtggacaaagtgatacctcttatctcttgttctgtacatgcaaacgtagtgttttcaacaaaaacctcacctgctgtcttttaacatttatatttatcactcaatgtgattatttgccatgaaaacagacgAAAAAgagtgtttctaaagccaaatgtcaatcatgtggtctgacacctaccccctcagagtggtttaagggattaaaaatgacaacagagaaggtatcagtgttgttgtttatggttttgtttgcttttgaaggtcataaagaggcatcaatgttggtttcagtctgtttctcagctggtgaaaaactcctcatagtgcctttaactatttatattcttaatattaatttgacgctttaatttattttaattacacatattttattgttgttggagTGCATCACTCCctatttaaaatccatttttattattttaatatgtcttgccattatttcatttctgcttcctacttgttttcaatcgctgtaaagcactttgggtcgcatttgacttgtatgaaaggagctgtataaataaagcttgattgattgattgtatatACCTGGTAAAAGTGCTGCCTTATTCATCATAGCTTACACCATCAGGCCTGGATTCCACTTCAACCACAGCCCACTGCTCATGCCCATTGATGCTGATTTCTTGCAGCAGTGATATCAATTATCAAATCACTTGCAAATATTACTTGTGTCTACTTTGATAGAAGTCTAGTAAAGACTAAAATTTGAGTTATAAATGTGAACTGATGTTGcatattttgaaaaatatacatttttttgtcttctgtacatacttttatcattatttcattgtatttgtatttaaatcttatgaattacttcttctattaatattatttgatattcataCTTactgtgtataggagcaactttaatgactgaatttcccccaggataaataaagtaattcTGATTTCTGAGATATAAAAAGTGATGGACCTTTGAGTTAGCCTGCACAGCAAAGAATCAGCATCATCCAAGGAGGCTTTCTTAAATTTATCAGCTCATGTGTTTTCATCCAACTGACCACGTGGTGGTGCTGAAGTTATCATTTTGAACATGTTGAGCATTTATAGTTTGGGCACCTTATCATAAAGTTCAAATATATCAGCTCTTATTGTCGAGATGTCAACGTTTAAAGAATAGTCCTTTACAAAATGTAGTGCTTTCAAAAGTATTATAAGACGATGTTGATAATGGAGctctctgtgttgattttgctgCATATAGAGTTACTTGTCTGTCACATTAAGAGACTAAAATAATCCTCAAAAATTCTATAACAGTAGCAAGCTTGCTCCTCCTTAACCCGCATCACCGAGACACTTGTAGTAGTTTTAGTTTGAAAGGGTGGATTTTCAAACAGTAGTTCATATCTGGGCTGCTAATGAATTTAGACTTGATTGAAAAAGTCAAGAAGTTCAAGACAGAATCAGTCAAAAGGAGATGAAACGCAAGAACTGTCCCTGTAGAGCGGAATACTCCATTTTCACTCTctgcatcagtgttttttttttgctttgtattgttcttttttttaattgttttttgacAATCTGTATTATCTCAACTGACTcccataaatgtattttatttgttttaactcATTTTTTCCTAAGCACTTATCTATTCATTTtcccaaaatgtctttttatttgcACTGAATCAGGCACTCTTGTTAAAGGATCTAAGGACCGGATCTGAACAGGTGGGTTGGGGTGGGgctgtttctttttgtatttatgtactTGTATTTTTCTACATTAATTTTGATTCCACCCTCTGTTAAAAGTAAAACCCAATAAAAAggttgttaaaaaaagaaagaactgtCCCTgtataataatagcaatgataaactAACCCTCTAGAATGGGCTTCTTCATATAATTCTATCAATCTTAAGTATACTTTATGCAAAAACCTCTGTATTTTTTTTGAGTCAAAGAACATTTGTTAATGCTACTTTTACTAATGACttgtttataacacttttagTACTCGCAGCAGAAGATCCTCAAAGCACAAACCAACTCTAGGCTTGGTTTATTAAATAGCAAAGTCAGGCAGGTTGTTTCAAATCGGACTCTTAATAAAATACAAGTGGCATATAAAGTTTGTTGCAGTTTTCCAGTATTCAAAGTGagagtttgaaataaaaatgcagaCAAAGTCGaggcaaagaaacatttaaacagtGTGCTAAGGAATATATCTCCTGATACTACAATAATATCAGTCTGGcgttataaaaacaaaacaaaacaaaagacattCTCTAGCAAAAATCTAACTCACCTGATTCTTTTCAATACTCAAATATACAGCAATGTACATCATTTTGTAAACAACCTTAAATTCAATAGATAATCTTGTTTACAAGTGCACCTGgaggaaaaaataacatttatatcCTTTTGCATGAAATGACCCCAAAGATCAACCTTCTAGGCAAAAATCAGTGCGTGGCTTCCATCAAGAATAGAGACAGATGTCCACAGCTGTACATGTTACTCCCTTCAGAAATTATACAACAGGTCAAAGGTCCAGGGTCTGCAGCAGTGAGAACACATGCTTGATTTTGACATCTTGAGTCCACAGTCTGTTAGCTCCTCAGCCTCAAAGAGACTCCaagtttggttgtttttatgGCTCTGAATCTGTTTCTACTGACGGGTGCCGGGGGGTAAGGAGAGGTTGGCCATCAGCTCGTGAACAGAAGCAAATATCGTACACTCACCTGAAAGACACACAAGAAATAACAAGGTTTAGGAGGACGGTTTGGAGTGAGGACAGGAGGCAAAACTGAACATTCAAGCTAATACAATTAAGCAAAATGACAAAACAGAGAGGGATGTTGTGCTGAATGTCAGCCCAGAGGACATTTGGGTATGGGCACAAAGACTGTAAGAGTGTTACCAAAGATATAACAGTTGTGCATGCAGCATACTGTGCAGTAGTAACATAGTTAAGTCTTTTAGAAGCTGCTTTGATAGCCTGTGTTACTGATCAGTGCAGAAAAAGACTCACTGTAATATTAATAACTATTATGTAAAACACTTGCAGAAGAATAATATACATATTTTGTGCTGTTAAACTATGCTATATATCTGCACCTTTTTAACCTAGGGTCTAAATTAAATTCAGGAGTAGATAATCTCTTCCATAAAAAGCCCATGCTAGGGGGGTAGAACTTTTCagaggtcccggggctttctgGGGGCGGGGCCTCTAatgctgaaggtgtctgattggtagatttaccgcaatgtttttattccacccgtcgtccacaataacatcacacacatctgtgattcacttgatttctctttctttcattagtttttatctcttctatcttttttgtatgtgtgtgtacttttcaaaagaagttgtgattctcttgatgtactgtaaatgtgtctctcccggtgttacggttttaaaagtgaccctgtaaactggagaccttcagctgaacgtgtcagtgtttgtggagtttacacagctgttgaaacacagagggagttccagggaatgcaaactagtttcatttttatgaagatttcaaaatatcctcatcagatatttaatgatcgtctaaagacgtttatgagggatgcatccggctgaaagtctccagttaacagggtcgcggattaaaccaaaacaccggccgatctctgccacggcttgttgagttaaaaaggattttaaagccgtgttgaaacgtctttgctactcgcgcttatctcctctcacgtgttgattcagtgaatccatctgtgatgttGAATTTTGGACATTGTTGAATATGATTTTTTACACATATTGATAACAACTTTCAGTGAATGATTTAGAGTTCAAAGTGCAAGTCTCACCCGGTCTGGCAGGGTGCAGTTCATTAAACCTCTTGAGGATGTTGGACACCATGAGTGCTGCTGCCCCAGACGAGCTGTGCTGTCTGGGAATGTCGGCCTGCTGTGTGAGACCAGTCGCCATGTCGTACACGATGGGCACGATGATGCTCACGGGTTCCTGGGGCACTGGGATGCGCTGGGTGAGCTGCAACTGtgaggcaaacacacacacacacacacagggtcaggTGGGTCAGGTGGGCGTGTGCAGTTCAAATGAGGCTGAACAGGTGTGTGGTTTGTGGAGACATGAAGCTGAGGAGTTCTTGAGACTTACGAAGAAGAGCATCTTGGACTTGAGCACCACAGCGATGGTTCCAGGAGGGGCGATCGGGGGGGCGCTGGGAGGGATGGTGAGGCAGAACTGCACGTTCCACTTCAGCTGTGCAGCCTGGTCGGGGAACTGCAAGAGGAAGACATGTTGTATATGATAGTGCCTTTAAAACACAGAGGCTACTCAAAGGGCCTTCTTGTGTAAGGGAAAAATGTATCATGCTTCCAGAAACATGTTTAAACCGTCATTTTGAACAAtcatttatcactcaatgtttTAGGATTGATGTCAAAATGTATTCTACTTGTACACAAAGTGTTAAATGATCCTGCTCCTTCCTATATCAGAGACTGCTTTGCATAAAACAAAAAGCTACCCACCAGCTCAAGCTTCATGATGCGCACACAGTCCCTCAGGATGTTTGTGGGTGCACCCAGCAGCTTTGTGAAGGCATTCAgagtgttgtatttaaagggagGACCAGCAACCTAGAAAGAGTTTAACACAATATggattaaaaatagaataacaaAGAGTACTTGAGATTTTTGTGTTGGAGTTCTACAACTATCAGGCTTTAATCGGATGCTGCATTCTTACCCGAGTCTCGAAGAACTTCTCCAGCACCTGAAGCTCGTCCTGGGACCAGGGACCGGTGTTTTCCGGAGTGACTTTAAGTTGCAGCGTCTGATAGTTCTTTGGGTTGAGAGCTACGCGGCACTTCAGCACGTCCGTCTTGAACATGATCACCCCCGGCTCGTTAGAGTTCACAATCGATAACTGGAGGAGAGTGGAGAGAGTGGATGAAGTCAGAGgaagagcagaaaaacaaaatgtaaactaagaggaaattaaaatacactttGAAAATGTCTCCACATCTTTGACTTACATTAGCCTCCTGTTGGATGATCCTCTGTAAGTGCCGTCTCATGATCACTGAACCCAGAAAGCGCTCTAGTGGCGAGCAGAGGTAGCTTCCTGCCAGGCCCGGCACCAGGCAGGGAGTGGGTGAGGGAAGCAGAAGCACATGCAAGGCATTGTGGGTGAGGATGGTAGGAATGGAGGCAGCCCAGGGGCGCTGAGGTAGCTTGCGGGGTGGAGGCATACTGGAAGGCATGACTTGTGAACctgaatcaaagacagagaaagaaagaagggacaGACACGTTTGAACTCCGGTCATCATGAGGACAAAGCAGCTGGATAGCAACTTAGTGTTTATTATTTCAAGATGATTAAGAAACATTGCATGGAGCTTATGTAACAGTTTGCCCACCAGAGAGCGCTGCAAGGTTTATTTTC is from Notolabrus celidotus isolate fNotCel1 chromosome 10, fNotCel1.pri, whole genome shotgun sequence and encodes:
- the si:ch211-218d20.15 gene encoding uncharacterized protein si:ch211-218d20.15; the protein is MAVSITEPLCLPCVYHAAFKVELQVKRPLMPVQLSPEQVGLEMLCLCGQLDLLIRAQMQQFQEQLGQGCSPEESDTFQTQGSDILDQMLQCLEHLPKPMPQLEDYLDLTGLSVMFPRVEVFLIQGSPVEMLERPPMDEYFFHIARLNQLLVLSQQLEEDIRHLGSHKYIAHQLSVIYQVVSSFRGIQAFSDIKKDIEANFKQMKQCLVAEEGSRHEPQLAAHYINWILEITQILTSTVLSLPEELTDDIHQAVTFVSQYLS